A DNA window from Maribellus comscasis contains the following coding sequences:
- a CDS encoding PD40 domain-containing protein: MHKFISILLIIAAIFSCKNNTVLYFDQEPPSAIPELFAPSIVNTDSIELNVVFNDDNTEMFFSRIVDNSFVIHHSELINGKWSEIKPIKLYDDNVLVSVACDPTITKDGKTMYFLGVDPKLYKNDVTREELYTIPPDIYKSKKVDGKWELASKVDFLVSTEYLETYPVVTADGSLYFRSNRPSDEGGMNTYRAQYLGNGKFGTPVIINTKTEKKELITYVSPDEQYAITNGQGKFQITFNNNGEWTKPKEIPLNYESNWRYYSPYMSSDGKYFIYSRRYNTPEKKGWAGVEKGEVYWVNADVLFNTKTE; this comes from the coding sequence ATGCATAAATTTATATCGATTCTCTTAATCATTGCAGCAATTTTTAGTTGTAAAAACAATACGGTTTTATATTTCGACCAGGAGCCCCCTTCTGCAATCCCGGAATTATTTGCACCATCAATTGTTAATACGGACAGTATAGAACTTAATGTAGTTTTTAATGATGACAATACAGAAATGTTCTTTTCAAGAATTGTGGACAACAGTTTTGTCATTCACCATTCTGAATTAATTAATGGCAAGTGGTCTGAAATTAAACCCATTAAATTGTACGATGATAATGTCTTAGTTTCTGTTGCCTGTGACCCTACAATTACCAAAGATGGAAAGACAATGTATTTTCTCGGTGTTGACCCTAAGCTTTATAAAAATGATGTAACCCGGGAAGAACTTTACACGATACCACCAGACATATACAAGAGTAAAAAAGTGGACGGTAAATGGGAATTAGCCTCGAAAGTGGATTTTTTAGTTTCAACGGAATATTTAGAAACCTACCCTGTTGTAACAGCAGATGGAAGTTTATATTTTCGTTCAAATAGACCAAGTGATGAAGGCGGAATGAACACATATCGTGCACAATATTTAGGAAATGGAAAATTTGGAACACCTGTTATCATTAACACTAAGACAGAGAAAAAAGAACTAATCACTTATGTTTCACCAGATGAGCAGTATGCCATTACTAATGGACAAGGTAAATTTCAAATAACCTTTAATAATAATGGTGAATGGACAAAACCGAAAGAAATACCGTTAAACTATGAAAGCAACTGGCGTTATTATAGTCCGTATATGTCTTCTGACGGAAAATATTTTATCTACTCCCGAAGATATAATACTCCTGAAAAGAAAGGATGGGCAGGTGTTGAAAAAGGAGAAGTTTATTGGGTAAACGCTGATGTACTTTTCAATACAAAAACAGAATAA
- a CDS encoding transposase, translating to MYKNDGILRRYSEGFKLKILAELSTGKYSKRELGDIYGVNRTTINEWVKKYNRKDLMNTRILVETEGETSRLKALQKEIKQLKELLIKKDLDKLALDSYLEVAAEKLGYKNVDELKKNLNIKP from the coding sequence ATGTATAAAAATGATGGTATCTTAAGAAGATACAGCGAGGGGTTCAAACTCAAAATTTTAGCCGAACTTAGTACAGGAAAATATTCCAAGAGAGAACTAGGGGACATTTATGGCGTTAACCGGACTACCATAAATGAATGGGTAAAAAAGTACAACCGGAAAGATTTAATGAACACAAGAATTCTAGTGGAAACAGAAGGAGAAACATCCCGACTGAAAGCCTTGCAAAAGGAAATCAAGCAACTAAAAGAGTTGTTAATTAAGAAAGACCTCGACAAATTGGCCCTGGACTCATATCTGGAAGTGGCAGCAGAAAAACTGGGGTACAAGAACGTGGATGAGTTAAAAAAAAATTTAAACATCAAGCCCTGA
- a CDS encoding energy transducer TonB — protein MNKFQTISYRLIKALLTFTLLFSFVEATAQIPKEFDKYLQKTDTTNLYWQVDKNPSFKGGYESLVNFYQKHFIYPRDSRKNGIEGIVYVLFIVETNGEITNVVATNSVDGYLEKEAVKFIKKMPKWIPGEKDGRKVRVLNIQPVKFSLKD, from the coding sequence ATGAATAAATTCCAAACTATTTCATATCGATTAATTAAAGCCCTTTTAACATTTACGTTACTATTTTCATTTGTTGAGGCAACTGCTCAGATTCCAAAAGAGTTTGATAAATACTTGCAAAAAACTGACACGACAAACCTTTATTGGCAGGTTGATAAAAATCCTTCCTTTAAAGGAGGTTATGAATCTTTAGTAAATTTTTATCAGAAACATTTTATTTATCCCCGTGATTCAAGAAAAAATGGTATTGAAGGAATAGTTTATGTATTATTTATTGTTGAGACTAATGGAGAAATCACAAACGTTGTTGCAACAAATTCTGTTGATGGATATTTAGAAAAAGAAGCGGTTAAGTTTATAAAAAAAATGCCTAAATGGATTCCAGGAGAAAAAGATGGTAGAAAAGTTCGTGTTTTAAACATTCAACCAGTAAAATTCTCTTTAAAAGATTAA
- the istA gene encoding IS21 family transposase, whose translation MANKLDPMDLKQILSLHNEGLSNRQIGDLLSISRNTVNNYIKLAKSSDYSIREMLTMDPHQLGELFTAHTTLITNRYDELMAWFDKVNQQRNHPGFTFMYHYQEYQGQVSNPYSYTQFMEHYHRKYDQVKGSMKLEHEAGREMYIDFAGKKLHIINKETGELIPVEVFVALLPNSQYAYVTACLSQKREDLISCTARALSFFGGVPKAIVSDNLKSAVTRASKYEPEINRTFKDFARHYGCVINPTRSYAPQDKALVENAVNLAYQRIYYPLRDMDFFSLEDLNREIRKLLKGYNNLLFQRKQASRRELFQSVERAYLKPLPDTAYQLKDYRRAKVQKIGYVYFSTEKSYYSVPYRYIGKSTLIHYTASTVEVYYNHQRIALHKRNYTRGSYNTIKEHLSSTHKAYSEWNPDFFRRIASKHGPNVLAVIDQLVSNCDYPEPVYKRAMGIIQLHRSYGSLRLDNACKRALLVETYSLRRISNILKNNMDTLPFPEENTNVPHIPAHNNLRGAAAYK comes from the coding sequence ATGGCAAACAAACTTGATCCGATGGATTTAAAACAGATTTTATCGTTGCACAACGAGGGTTTAAGCAACCGGCAGATTGGCGATCTTTTGAGTATTTCGCGCAACACAGTCAACAATTACATCAAGCTGGCAAAGTCCAGCGATTACAGTATCAGGGAAATGCTGACAATGGATCCTCACCAGTTGGGGGAACTTTTTACAGCACACACTACACTTATTACCAACCGGTACGACGAGCTGATGGCCTGGTTCGACAAAGTAAACCAACAACGTAACCACCCCGGGTTTACTTTTATGTACCATTACCAGGAATACCAGGGCCAGGTTTCCAATCCGTACAGTTATACCCAGTTTATGGAACATTACCACCGAAAATACGACCAGGTGAAAGGTTCTATGAAACTGGAGCATGAAGCCGGAAGGGAGATGTACATTGATTTTGCAGGCAAAAAATTACATATCATTAATAAAGAAACCGGAGAGCTTATCCCGGTAGAAGTCTTTGTCGCTTTGCTGCCCAACAGCCAGTACGCCTATGTTACAGCTTGCTTAAGCCAAAAACGCGAAGACCTTATTTCTTGTACGGCTCGTGCCCTTTCATTCTTTGGCGGTGTGCCCAAAGCTATTGTATCGGACAATTTAAAATCGGCAGTTACCCGTGCAAGCAAGTACGAACCAGAGATAAACCGGACGTTCAAAGATTTTGCCCGTCATTACGGATGTGTTATCAACCCAACACGCAGCTATGCCCCACAAGACAAAGCATTGGTCGAAAACGCCGTTAACCTCGCCTACCAGCGTATTTATTATCCCTTAAGGGATATGGACTTCTTTTCGCTCGAAGATCTGAACCGTGAGATCAGAAAACTTTTAAAAGGATATAATAACTTGTTGTTTCAGAGAAAACAAGCCAGCCGCCGGGAACTTTTTCAATCAGTGGAACGTGCTTACCTTAAACCACTACCCGACACTGCTTACCAGTTGAAAGATTACCGCAGGGCAAAAGTCCAGAAGATTGGCTATGTCTATTTTTCTACCGAGAAAAGTTATTACAGTGTCCCTTACCGGTACATCGGGAAATCAACACTTATCCATTATACCGCATCCACCGTAGAAGTGTATTATAACCACCAGCGTATTGCCCTCCACAAACGTAATTACACCAGGGGAAGTTACAATACTATCAAAGAGCATTTGAGCAGTACCCATAAAGCATATTCTGAATGGAACCCGGATTTTTTTAGAAGGATAGCTTCCAAACATGGCCCCAACGTGTTGGCAGTTATAGACCAGTTGGTCAGTAACTGTGACTACCCTGAGCCAGTCTATAAACGGGCAATGGGCATTATCCAGCTCCATCGGTCTTATGGTTCCCTGCGTTTAGACAATGCCTGTAAAAGAGCCTTGCTTGTCGAAACTTATTCCCTTAGGCGCATTAGCAATATCCTTAAAAACAATATGGATACACTTCCTTTCCCGGAAGAAAACACCAATGTCCCGCACATTCCTGCACACAACAATTTGCGCGGGGCAGCGGCTTATAAATAA
- a CDS encoding nucleotide-binding protein, whose amino-acid sequence MRASAFCDDCKREILKSKMPISEDQFNAISLLMSKSGELLQNGVEIKRPKIFIGSSTEGLKIARKIKTGLRYDAHVDTWADGIFDKPSQAYIEILENMLLQYDYGIFVFTPDDKIFSRGKETNIPRDNVIFEYGMFLGKHTRRKAFFVKPRGVNVKIMTDLLGVTSLDYDPTNPNLTSAVGDACEQIREIIEIK is encoded by the coding sequence ATGAGAGCTAGTGCTTTTTGTGATGACTGTAAAAGGGAAATTTTAAAAAGTAAAATGCCGATATCAGAAGACCAGTTTAATGCAATTAGTTTACTGATGTCCAAATCAGGAGAATTGTTACAGAATGGAGTTGAAATAAAAAGACCAAAAATCTTTATTGGGTCATCAACTGAAGGATTAAAAATAGCGAGAAAAATAAAAACAGGTTTAAGATACGATGCACATGTTGATACATGGGCGGACGGCATCTTTGACAAACCAAGTCAAGCTTACATCGAAATTCTTGAAAACATGTTGTTACAATATGATTATGGAATATTTGTATTTACTCCTGATGATAAAATTTTTAGCAGAGGGAAAGAAACAAATATTCCGAGAGATAATGTAATCTTTGAATACGGAATGTTTCTTGGCAAGCACACAAGAAGAAAAGCTTTTTTTGTAAAACCAAGAGGCGTTAACGTTAAAATAATGACTGACTTACTCGGAGTGACATCATTAGATTATGACCCAACTAATCCTAATCTTACATCTGCTGTTGGTGATGCATGTGAACAGATACGAGAAATAATTGAAATAAAATAA
- a CDS encoding sensor histidine kinase — protein MNLSVKNIARISMHIIFWFCAWFFFFFYYKRYSEINSYTFGASFINLIVAITTVSTFNYHLIPNILLKSKKRKFFAYAFVTIVMFFYIQLLLTLLLVVKQLSDGYRLFPEMLDIVMLFFNLFFVVSTAIAIKFYKRWNEKDFQEQKVQKEKVEAELQMLKTQINPHFLFNTLNSIYVLAMKQSELTANTVMKLSDILDYILYRIDTPKIAISNEINIIENYIELEKIRFSNRVDLNFNTDLKSQGIQIPPMLIIPFIENAFKHGVAKSVEKSWIKISIIETDGVLNILVANSKTQSKVEDKIGGIGLMNVKKRLNLLYKEKYQLNIFEKQMQYTVSLSIPIN, from the coding sequence ATGAATCTATCAGTTAAAAATATAGCCCGTATATCAATGCATATTATCTTTTGGTTTTGTGCTTGGTTCTTTTTCTTCTTTTACTATAAGAGGTATAGCGAAATAAACAGCTATACATTTGGCGCATCGTTTATAAACTTGATAGTTGCTATCACGACTGTATCTACGTTTAATTATCACTTAATCCCAAACATTCTACTAAAAAGTAAAAAAAGAAAGTTCTTCGCATATGCTTTTGTAACTATTGTAATGTTTTTCTATATCCAGTTGTTATTAACATTGCTTTTAGTTGTGAAACAATTATCAGACGGTTACCGCTTGTTTCCTGAGATGCTTGATATAGTGATGCTCTTTTTTAATCTGTTTTTTGTGGTTTCCACTGCTATTGCCATAAAGTTCTACAAAAGATGGAACGAGAAGGATTTTCAAGAGCAAAAGGTGCAAAAAGAAAAAGTGGAAGCAGAACTTCAAATGCTGAAAACACAAATCAATCCGCATTTTTTATTCAATACACTCAATAGTATCTATGTGTTAGCAATGAAACAATCGGAACTAACAGCAAATACAGTAATGAAACTTTCAGATATTCTGGATTATATTCTTTACCGGATTGATACACCTAAAATTGCGATATCAAATGAAATAAATATCATAGAGAACTATATCGAGCTTGAAAAAATCCGGTTCTCTAATCGTGTTGACCTTAATTTTAACACCGATTTAAAATCACAGGGTATTCAAATACCTCCTATGTTAATTATCCCATTCATTGAAAATGCTTTTAAACACGGAGTTGCAAAGTCCGTAGAAAAATCGTGGATAAAAATTTCTATAATAGAAACGGATGGGGTATTAAATATTCTTGTCGCAAATAGTAAAACACAAAGTAAAGTAGAAGATAAAATAGGAGGTATAGGATTAATGAATGTTAAGAAACGCTTGAACCTACTTTATAAAGAAAAATACCAACTCAATATTTTTGAAAAACAGATGCAATATACAGTATCTTTGTCTATACCAATAAACTAA
- a CDS encoding LytR/AlgR family response regulator transcription factor, whose amino-acid sequence MIRCLIVDDEHLAREAIKAYIEKIPELALVGECENALQAMAFLRKENIDLIFLDIEMPEIDGISFLKYVKNNPRVVFTTAYRNYAIEAFDLDVIDYLLKPISFERFVLAINKFYERKNSNVSHNETNKTNRNFINIKANRKTYKIDIVNIDYIESLKDYVKIICADESIITHDSLSNFETILKEYGFIRTHNSFLVAIDKIKSFNSESVFLKNKELPISRTYKKFVLSHLER is encoded by the coding sequence ATGATTAGATGTCTTATTGTTGACGATGAACATTTGGCTCGGGAAGCTATAAAAGCTTACATAGAAAAGATACCAGAGTTGGCACTTGTTGGTGAATGTGAAAATGCATTACAGGCTATGGCTTTCCTACGTAAAGAAAATATAGACCTGATTTTTCTTGACATTGAAATGCCTGAGATTGATGGAATATCGTTTCTGAAGTACGTTAAAAATAATCCTAGAGTAGTCTTTACTACTGCTTATCGCAATTATGCTATAGAAGCATTTGACTTAGATGTTATTGATTATTTGTTAAAACCAATTTCATTCGAACGCTTCGTTTTGGCGATTAATAAATTTTACGAACGAAAGAATAGTAATGTTAGTCATAATGAAACAAATAAAACCAATCGAAATTTCATAAACATTAAAGCCAACCGAAAAACCTATAAAATTGATATTGTAAATATTGACTACATCGAGAGTTTGAAAGATTATGTGAAAATTATCTGTGCTGATGAATCAATTATAACACACGATTCTTTATCAAATTTTGAAACTATTTTAAAGGAGTATGGTTTTATCAGAACTCACAATTCCTTCTTGGTTGCAATAGATAAAATTAAATCATTCAATTCAGAATCAGTCTTTCTTAAGAATAAAGAACTTCCAATTTCAAGAACTTATAAAAAATTTGTCTTATCTCATTTGGAAAGATAG
- a CDS encoding DUF1772 domain-containing protein → MNTNILIISTLFSGLMSGLFYSWSISVTPGLAKINDVSYLQAFQSMNRAILNPLFFVVFFGLVILLPVLSYLSFQTSIHNQFWYVILATIFYFVGIMGVTIGGNVPLNNALEALQIESMTPEQMAEFRKGFESKWNRLNLIRTISSFLTFLLLVIACAREFKFIN, encoded by the coding sequence ATGAATACAAATATTTTAATTATATCAACCCTGTTTTCAGGTTTAATGTCCGGATTGTTTTATTCATGGTCTATTTCTGTCACTCCAGGACTAGCCAAAATTAATGATGTTAGTTACCTTCAGGCTTTTCAGTCGATGAACAGGGCAATTCTGAACCCCTTGTTTTTTGTTGTCTTTTTTGGCTTGGTGATATTACTGCCTGTGCTAAGTTATTTATCATTTCAGACTTCAATTCACAACCAGTTTTGGTATGTTATTTTAGCTACCATTTTCTATTTTGTTGGAATAATGGGGGTAACCATTGGAGGCAATGTACCTTTAAACAATGCGCTCGAAGCCTTACAAATTGAATCGATGACACCAGAACAAATGGCTGAATTCCGAAAAGGGTTTGAAAGCAAATGGAATCGTCTGAACCTGATTCGAACAATCAGTTCATTCCTGACATTTTTGTTGCTGGTAATAGCATGTGCCCGTGAGTTTAAATTTATCAATTAA
- a CDS encoding AraC family transcriptional regulator, with protein MNYISTNLYRKMINHALYEGMTPDDFIDLPTPIDSIDKIQVVPANHFFELHEILDKALGPGFSVRIGQQMKMEDYGVLGLSWKTCSWAGEIFERSERYFKLLSNTYLFKIEKDIETSRVFLNRDAYRRGIELSNEATLSATVVVLRAMTESDISPVEVSFKHAPPRKLDDYTRAFNCPILFNQPQNYIAYKKEDLDMRTAKADESINRFLVERVEEEEKGIELSANKIVFEVENLIKDALPSGIPGVEQIGQIMGMSRRTLTRRLSENNLTFRDLIKRIQEEVSKDLLKNSTRSIAEIAFETGFSEQSAFSRAFKNWTNQSPAEFRKIE; from the coding sequence ATGAATTACATCTCAACAAATCTATATCGTAAAATGATAAATCATGCTTTATATGAAGGCATGACTCCAGATGACTTCATCGATTTACCAACACCCATTGATTCTATCGACAAAATTCAGGTTGTTCCGGCAAATCATTTTTTTGAGCTGCATGAAATTTTAGATAAAGCATTAGGACCCGGATTCTCGGTGAGAATCGGTCAACAAATGAAAATGGAAGATTATGGAGTTTTAGGATTATCCTGGAAGACTTGTTCGTGGGCGGGCGAGATTTTTGAACGAAGTGAACGGTATTTTAAGTTGTTATCAAACACCTATTTGTTTAAGATTGAAAAAGATATCGAAACATCTCGTGTTTTCTTAAATCGTGATGCGTATCGCCGGGGTATCGAATTATCCAATGAGGCTACATTATCTGCTACAGTTGTTGTGCTTCGGGCGATGACAGAATCCGACATTTCCCCTGTAGAGGTTTCATTTAAACACGCTCCTCCGCGAAAACTTGACGATTATACCAGGGCATTCAACTGTCCCATTCTGTTTAATCAACCACAAAACTACATTGCCTACAAAAAGGAAGATCTGGACATGAGGACCGCAAAAGCTGATGAAAGCATTAATCGGTTCCTGGTTGAAAGAGTTGAAGAAGAAGAAAAAGGTATAGAATTAAGCGCAAATAAAATTGTTTTTGAGGTTGAAAATCTGATTAAAGATGCATTGCCTAGCGGCATCCCGGGTGTTGAACAAATAGGGCAAATTATGGGTATGAGCAGACGTACACTTACCCGCCGCTTATCTGAAAATAACCTTACTTTCAGAGACCTGATTAAAAGAATACAGGAAGAAGTTTCAAAAGATCTTCTCAAAAACTCAACAAGAAGTATTGCTGAAATTGCTTTTGAAACGGGTTTTTCGGAACAAAGTGCGTTTAGTCGTGCCTTCAAAAACTGGACGAATCAGTCTCCTGCAGAATTTCGTAAAATCGAATAA
- a CDS encoding NmrA family NAD(P)-binding protein, which translates to MKHKILVIGGTGKTGSRVAENLSQLGHDVRIAGRKTNPAFDWENPNSFDAALKDIDRAYIVYYPDLAVPGSRDAIRTLTDKALKAGLDKVVLLSGKGEKEAEACEQIVAESGLNYTTVRASWFNQNFSEGAFLEFILNGKVTLPMPDAEIPFVDADDIAEVVAKVLVDDSYNGKTVTVTGPRKITFREAVETIAAGIGKEIHYQPISIEKFKDGMKAAGLPDSYVWLFGYLFEEVLGNPDNQEVSHDVQKVLGREATDFRDYVAKTMETGVWNQEVHNY; encoded by the coding sequence ATGAAACATAAAATTTTAGTAATCGGTGGAACCGGTAAGACCGGTAGCCGTGTAGCAGAGAACTTATCACAATTAGGTCACGACGTAAGAATCGCAGGTAGAAAAACAAACCCGGCATTTGATTGGGAAAATCCAAATTCGTTCGATGCCGCTTTGAAGGACATCGACCGTGCATACATCGTGTACTATCCGGATTTGGCAGTGCCCGGTTCAAGAGATGCGATACGCACACTAACTGATAAAGCTTTAAAAGCAGGATTGGACAAAGTGGTGTTGCTCTCTGGTAAAGGTGAGAAGGAAGCAGAAGCCTGCGAACAGATTGTTGCAGAATCAGGACTGAACTATACAACAGTGAGAGCTTCCTGGTTTAATCAGAATTTTAGCGAAGGTGCATTCTTAGAGTTTATACTAAATGGTAAAGTTACCCTGCCAATGCCCGACGCAGAAATACCGTTTGTGGATGCAGATGACATTGCTGAGGTAGTTGCCAAAGTACTTGTCGATGATTCCTATAATGGAAAAACCGTAACCGTGACCGGACCACGGAAAATAACTTTCAGGGAGGCCGTAGAAACAATAGCTGCTGGAATAGGAAAGGAAATTCATTATCAACCCATTTCAATCGAAAAATTCAAAGATGGAATGAAAGCAGCCGGATTACCTGATTCGTATGTGTGGTTGTTTGGCTATCTGTTCGAAGAAGTTTTAGGAAATCCAGACAATCAGGAGGTTTCGCATGATGTACAAAAGGTACTGGGAAGAGAAGCAACGGATTTCAGGGATTATGTTGCAAAAACAATGGAAACAGGTGTTTGGAATCAGGAAGTACATAATTATTAA
- a CDS encoding DUF5367 family protein has protein sequence MKNINLKHVIISCLVVYVLGILAFLGSYYVPIMEDPDLQANIVLMAAIIPTAYFGAYLYYRRGNTTQGFVLGSVLFSSAIVLDAIITVPVFIIPNGGNHLAFFGDPGFWLIGFEYVAVVAAYWKLKVTKQAQA, from the coding sequence ATGAAAAATATAAATTTAAAACATGTAATAATTAGTTGTTTGGTCGTTTATGTTCTTGGGATTCTTGCATTTCTTGGGTCATATTATGTACCAATCATGGAGGATCCTGATCTTCAAGCCAATATTGTGCTTATGGCGGCTATTATTCCTACGGCTTACTTTGGAGCCTACCTCTACTATCGCAGAGGAAACACTACTCAGGGGTTTGTGTTGGGAAGTGTCCTGTTTTCGAGTGCGATTGTACTCGATGCGATCATCACCGTCCCGGTATTCATTATTCCAAATGGTGGAAATCATCTCGCATTTTTTGGAGATCCGGGTTTCTGGCTAATTGGCTTTGAATATGTGGCTGTTGTTGCCGCATACTGGAAATTAAAGGTAACAAAACAAGCTCAGGCATAG
- a CDS encoding IS3 family transposase — MKAAAITKQTAIASMSKVCACFNLKRDAYYKYQQRWKRYKSVESRVIELVKEERKMQSRVGVRKLYETLLPSFKSTHIKVGRDSLFDILRANNMLVKRKRAYAKTTNSYHHFHKYNNLIKEVQVTKPNQVWVSDITYIRTVKGFCYLALITDMYSRKIIGHDLSDSLELAGCLRALRKALWHTKPAAGLIHHSDRGVQYCSHMYVNELKRKGIKISMTEEKHCYENAIAERVNGILKDEFYLDQCFFSTAHAKRATKSAIKVYNNKRLHVSLRYKTPNTVFYNVA; from the coding sequence ATGAAGGCTGCTGCGATTACGAAACAAACAGCTATAGCAAGCATGTCAAAAGTATGTGCTTGCTTTAACCTTAAGCGCGATGCATACTATAAATACCAGCAACGGTGGAAACGGTATAAGTCCGTTGAATCACGGGTAATAGAGCTTGTAAAAGAAGAACGTAAAATGCAGTCAAGGGTTGGTGTACGCAAGTTATACGAAACCTTGCTGCCATCTTTTAAATCTACACATATCAAGGTAGGTAGGGACTCGCTATTTGATATCCTAAGGGCTAATAATATGTTGGTAAAAAGGAAGAGGGCTTATGCTAAAACAACCAACTCCTACCACCATTTCCACAAATACAACAACCTGATAAAAGAGGTGCAGGTTACAAAGCCCAACCAGGTGTGGGTCTCGGACATAACCTATATCCGGACTGTGAAAGGCTTTTGCTACCTGGCCCTTATAACGGACATGTATTCACGGAAGATAATCGGGCATGACCTCAGCGATTCGCTGGAGCTGGCGGGGTGCCTACGGGCCCTCCGAAAGGCCCTGTGGCACACAAAGCCAGCGGCCGGGCTTATACACCACTCCGACAGGGGTGTGCAGTATTGCAGCCATATGTATGTAAATGAACTAAAAAGAAAAGGCATAAAAATCAGTATGACTGAAGAAAAACATTGTTATGAAAATGCTATTGCAGAAAGGGTAAACGGAATATTGAAAGACGAGTTCTACCTCGACCAATGCTTCTTTTCAACTGCTCATGCAAAACGGGCAACAAAAAGTGCAATTAAAGTTTACAATAATAAAAGGCTTCATGTATCTTTAAGGTACAAAACACCAAATACCGTGTTTTATAATGTAGCTTAA
- a CDS encoding PGN_0703 family putative restriction endonuclease: MKPSKELRKKYETDYNDKTDFASKARLLQSIWRTEKGYKFDKYGNFLELSFAKKTGANFLTKTIFEIVKQEIQNKHIDRKVIKEPRIWNNLLSSQPLAFNVFGELKLNLKLATSTFKALYPDRKIKNVTAIEFEYSLGRKSLKYTGDSSAFDVFVVYENELTEKCFFGIEVKYAENLLDEPATHKETYEEISIQSEIFNMTMLDKLKEKPIQQIWRDHLLVLSMFIKNKDYKTGDFIYLYPSENENCKSGIEQYSQTFKNGKENYFKPLTGNASQIDHPRPI; encoded by the coding sequence ATGAAACCAAGCAAAGAACTAAGAAAAAAATACGAGACAGATTACAACGACAAAACCGATTTTGCATCCAAAGCAAGACTATTACAAAGCATTTGGAGAACTGAAAAAGGTTATAAATTTGACAAGTATGGAAATTTCTTAGAATTAAGCTTTGCGAAAAAGACAGGTGCCAACTTTTTGACAAAGACAATTTTTGAAATCGTAAAACAAGAAATTCAAAATAAACACATTGACAGAAAAGTAATTAAAGAGCCAAGAATTTGGAATAATTTACTTTCGAGTCAGCCGTTAGCATTCAACGTCTTCGGAGAATTAAAACTTAACCTCAAACTTGCGACTTCAACTTTCAAAGCGTTATATCCAGACCGAAAGATTAAAAATGTAACAGCAATTGAATTTGAATATTCACTTGGCAGAAAAAGTTTAAAATATACTGGAGACAGTTCCGCATTTGATGTTTTTGTGGTTTACGAAAATGAATTGACCGAGAAATGTTTTTTCGGAATAGAAGTAAAATATGCAGAAAATCTACTTGATGAACCTGCAACTCACAAAGAGACTTACGAAGAAATTTCTATTCAATCAGAAATCTTCAATATGACAATGCTCGACAAATTAAAAGAAAAACCAATACAACAAATTTGGAGAGACCACCTTTTGGTTTTGAGTATGTTCATAAAAAATAAAGACTATAAAACTGGTGATTTTATTTATCTCTACCCGTCTGAAAATGAAAACTGTAAATCAGGGATAGAACAATATTCACAAACTTTCAAAAACGGCAAAGAGAATTATTTTAAACCGTTAACTGGAAACGCCAGTCAAATTGACCACCCCAGGCCAATTTGA